One Obesumbacterium proteus DNA window includes the following coding sequences:
- a CDS encoding S24 family peptidase, whose translation MGFPSPAADYTDKPISLDEIFIKTPHATYFMKCPDYCPSAGVLKDALLVIDSSKRPVHGSVVVASLCGEFVLRRLLTMPVPCLAKLENYDDVTFADEETGFEIFGVVTHVVNDMTMSEFDDNPCI comes from the coding sequence ATGGGCTTTCCATCTCCAGCAGCGGACTACACAGACAAGCCAATCAGTCTGGACGAGATATTCATTAAAACACCGCACGCGACGTACTTCATGAAGTGCCCTGATTACTGTCCAAGTGCCGGTGTGCTCAAAGATGCGCTATTGGTCATCGACAGTTCTAAGCGACCGGTCCACGGAAGCGTGGTGGTCGCGTCCCTCTGCGGAGAGTTCGTATTGCGTCGGTTGCTGACAATGCCGGTGCCATGCCTAGCCAAGTTGGAAAATTATGATGATGTGACGTTTGCTGATGAAGAGACGGGATTTGAGATATTCGGTGTTGTGACGCATGTAGTCAACGATATGACGATGAGCGAGTTCGATGACAACCCGTGCATTTGA
- a CDS encoding DUF6453 family protein gives MSDFGLAIYGDDGNTRLRIDKNTAGLLNYIGTVKIKHNSGTGTSYSFNLGFTAGSTALCVPRDGVQVGTSSSSSPYNDQVYAITGWSKSGNTITFNVSPAVPGIQGGLPNGFTVDVYEYNQVPEAPSGRWGLAVQGMRGYTEINDTMKLGYCVYAQKVTISNGWSLPSNIPGSNKRIFCYWNNPAAIVEMGTDNIVRITGATSLEIYICAFASDFALQLDTWGLAIWNDNKRLVFSSKYAPFNLGASVSISNDYKDSGVARPMVPLERSAKTGTRSGSVWTLYYMGMQISGRQIRRGRGSIEGTINTGGVTLQFPNISTPSIVIDASDYFKF, from the coding sequence ATGTCTGATTTTGGATTGGCTATTTATGGCGATGACGGAAATACACGGCTTAGGATAGATAAAAATACGGCAGGGCTCCTCAACTATATCGGAACCGTAAAAATAAAACACAACTCAGGGACGGGTACATCCTATAGTTTTAATCTTGGGTTTACCGCAGGGTCAACAGCATTATGCGTTCCAAGAGATGGGGTTCAGGTCGGAACTTCCTCAAGTTCATCACCTTATAATGATCAGGTTTATGCAATAACAGGATGGTCAAAGTCTGGAAATACCATCACTTTTAACGTTAGTCCCGCTGTACCAGGAATACAAGGTGGACTTCCAAATGGGTTTACCGTTGATGTTTATGAATACAACCAAGTTCCGGAAGCGCCATCAGGCCGATGGGGTCTAGCTGTGCAGGGAATGCGAGGTTATACAGAAATAAATGACACAATGAAACTAGGTTATTGTGTATATGCCCAAAAGGTTACTATATCAAATGGATGGTCGCTACCTAGCAATATACCAGGTTCGAATAAGAGAATATTTTGCTATTGGAATAACCCAGCCGCGATCGTTGAAATGGGAACGGATAATATCGTTCGGATCACCGGAGCGACTTCGTTAGAAATATATATATGTGCGTTTGCATCTGATTTTGCATTACAGTTGGATACATGGGGTCTTGCAATATGGAACGATAATAAACGGCTCGTGTTTTCCAGTAAATATGCCCCATTTAATTTAGGCGCATCCGTATCTATATCGAATGACTATAAAGATAGTGGAGTTGCTCGCCCCATGGTTCCTCTCGAGCGATCAGCAAAAACAGGAACACGCAGTGGTAGTGTCTGGACCCTATATTATATGGGGATGCAAATATCTGGTCGACAGATAAGGAGAGGTAGAGGCTCTATTGAAGGGACAATAAACACCGGAGGAGTTACATTACAGTTCCCTAATATTTCCACGCCATCAATAGTGATTGATGCAAGCGATTATTTCAAATTTTAA
- a CDS encoding DUF3313 domain-containing protein — protein MATLRNLKTALLIGALALTGCATKTATPEQYSGFLKDYSNLTETKSSSGLPIMRWVDPSFKSSHYDKLIYNPVTYYPEPKPTTQIGKNVLDGVLNYTNTKLKAAAAQRSTLVTQPGPNTLIFRGAITAVDTSKEGLQFYEVIPIAMVVAGTQAATGHRTMDTDLFFEGELIDSQTNKTVMKVVRKGSGKQLSNSNQLLTVDDLKTVIDNMATDATMFDVK, from the coding sequence ATGGCTACGCTTCGTAATCTCAAAACTGCGCTCTTAATCGGCGCATTGGCTCTAACCGGCTGTGCAACCAAAACTGCAACACCTGAACAATATTCAGGTTTTTTAAAAGACTATTCAAACCTAACAGAAACCAAGTCATCTTCAGGTTTGCCTATTATGCGCTGGGTTGATCCTAGTTTTAAATCCAGCCACTACGACAAACTGATTTACAACCCAGTGACCTATTACCCTGAGCCTAAACCTACTACGCAGATTGGCAAAAACGTATTAGATGGTGTGCTTAACTATACCAATACCAAGCTAAAAGCGGCGGCAGCCCAGCGTTCTACGCTGGTTACACAACCGGGTCCTAATACGCTGATTTTCCGCGGCGCTATTACCGCTGTTGATACCAGCAAAGAGGGATTGCAATTCTATGAAGTGATCCCAATCGCGATGGTTGTTGCGGGAACGCAAGCTGCCACCGGCCACCGTACCATGGATACTGATTTGTTCTTCGAAGGTGAGTTAATTGACTCTCAAACCAACAAGACGGTCATGAAAGTGGTACGTAAAGGTTCTGGCAAACAGTTATCTAACTCAAATCAGCTGCTGACCGTAGATGATTTGAAAACGGTCATTGATAACATGGCGACCGACGCGACGATGTTTGACGTGAAATAG
- a CDS encoding DUF1971 domain-containing protein: MQRIIIPTNYIHTRTTPLWTKETAPASIWKRHLDAGTRQGVYPRLCVMQGTIRYYGYADETSPEAIETLTIEAGQFGVFPPEKWHRIEALSDDTVFNVDFYVDPTILLEE; encoded by the coding sequence ATGCAACGCATTATTATACCAACTAACTATATTCATACACGAACCACGCCCCTGTGGACGAAAGAGACAGCCCCAGCCTCAATTTGGAAACGTCATCTGGATGCGGGAACTCGCCAAGGTGTTTATCCACGCCTATGTGTGATGCAGGGTACTATCCGTTATTATGGCTATGCTGATGAAACCAGCCCTGAAGCGATTGAAACGCTAACCATAGAGGCTGGGCAGTTTGGCGTGTTTCCGCCTGAGAAATGGCACCGGATTGAGGCTTTATCTGATGATACGGTGTTTAACGTAGATTTTTACGTTGATCCTACTATTTTATTAGAAGAGTAA
- a CDS encoding pyocin knob domain-containing protein has product MSLYATGTITGALNATTITGTGTKWSDAKLGITNGSVLFISSNAGVDGVYQIKRVISDTSIELAQPIYKTFTNSKYSILVAESASTAAWSNQLAATLGYYQAQMDGWQQIMTGTGDIALTAPDGTKVTIKSFTALDNNKADKSPLGTAATKNTQTATNDGNTNNIMMVGGFGVGAQNPIALPQDISASNTNYPNGFYAALTQWVGSPAGISGQAVGVINLGMHQSASTTWRSQIATSYSSQGRMFFRVTSEGSWNTWRELWHSANTTVDSSGFIKQASPIINIYHDGTFGTNEESEGAQVVRESVGVYRVSHILGLNSDKAWGGVDGGFETPKDRNGQRLLWLDYEVDADGSILVKTYHRTYPDAPAFARNIKDGFEEGDPIDIPSDQFVSVRVEMPQDSVWNLAQKAAQEEMAQEEIAEE; this is encoded by the coding sequence ATGTCTTTATACGCGACAGGCACGATCACGGGCGCATTGAATGCAACCACTATTACCGGCACCGGTACAAAGTGGAGCGATGCTAAACTCGGCATTACAAATGGCTCAGTGCTGTTCATATCCTCTAATGCCGGGGTTGATGGCGTCTATCAAATTAAGCGTGTCATTAGCGATACGTCGATAGAGTTGGCCCAGCCAATCTATAAAACTTTCACTAATTCCAAATATTCGATCTTGGTGGCAGAGTCCGCCAGTACAGCGGCATGGTCTAATCAACTCGCGGCCACGCTTGGATACTATCAAGCACAAATGGACGGCTGGCAGCAGATTATGACTGGCACAGGCGATATTGCACTTACTGCGCCAGATGGCACGAAAGTCACGATTAAAAGTTTTACCGCACTTGATAATAATAAAGCAGATAAATCACCACTCGGCACCGCGGCTACCAAAAACACTCAAACCGCTACTAATGATGGCAATACGAATAATATCATGATGGTGGGCGGCTTTGGCGTTGGAGCGCAAAACCCAATAGCACTACCTCAGGATATTAGTGCAAGTAATACAAACTACCCCAACGGATTCTATGCAGCGCTCACACAGTGGGTGGGATCTCCCGCTGGGATTTCGGGTCAGGCTGTTGGTGTTATTAATTTAGGCATGCACCAGAGTGCGTCAACAACATGGCGTAGCCAGATAGCAACATCATACTCATCCCAAGGAAGGATGTTCTTCCGTGTGACGTCAGAGGGTAGTTGGAATACATGGCGTGAGTTATGGCATAGCGCAAATACAACGGTTGATTCGAGTGGATTTATCAAACAAGCCTCACCAATCATTAATATTTACCACGATGGTACATTCGGAACTAACGAGGAATCTGAAGGCGCGCAAGTTGTGCGTGAAAGTGTTGGTGTCTATAGGGTAAGTCACATCCTTGGACTGAATTCAGATAAAGCCTGGGGTGGCGTGGATGGTGGTTTTGAAACCCCCAAAGATCGCAATGGTCAGCGTTTGCTTTGGCTTGATTATGAAGTCGATGCTGATGGTTCTATTTTGGTAAAAACTTACCACCGCACCTATCCAGACGCCCCAGCATTCGCTAGAAATATCAAAGATGGATTTGAGGAAGGCGATCCCATTGATATACCGTCTGACCAGTTCGTTTCAGTTCGTGTAGAAATGCCACAAGATTCAGTCTGGAATCTAGCTCAAAAAGCAGCGCAAGAAGAAATGGCGCAAGAAGAAATTGCAGAAGAGTAA
- a CDS encoding DUF1869 domain-containing protein: MTVENAVENKGYAIALSNESNQHSVEKTYLKPMALYIPDVATGLVMELINNLDDKNNNGEGFTLTVTNKNNGVSVDKHFPTLEDLKDPATSSDALKDLINIVRGYDSDEETNVCGW; the protein is encoded by the coding sequence ATGACAGTTGAAAATGCAGTTGAGAATAAAGGTTATGCAATTGCTCTCTCTAACGAGAGTAACCAGCATAGCGTAGAGAAAACGTATCTAAAGCCGATGGCATTATACATTCCAGATGTCGCGACCGGCTTGGTGATGGAACTTATTAATAATCTCGATGATAAAAATAATAATGGTGAAGGTTTTACTCTGACGGTCACTAATAAAAATAATGGCGTGTCAGTGGATAAACATTTCCCAACGCTTGAAGATTTAAAAGATCCTGCGACTTCATCTGATGCGCTTAAAGATCTCATCAATATCGTTCGTGGCTATGACTCCGACGAAGAAACTAACGTGTGTGGTTGGTAA